Proteins encoded in a region of the Sphingomonas sp. OV641 genome:
- a CDS encoding aa3-type cytochrome c oxidase subunit IV produces MADHGTTRGDMKAHAATYGRVMGMLKWGTVACVLLAALVVWLIA; encoded by the coding sequence ATGGCTGACCATGGTACGACCCGCGGAGACATGAAGGCGCATGCCGCCACTTACGGCCGCGTGATGGGGATGCTGAAGTGGGGAACGGTGGCATGCGTGCTGCTGGCTGCCCTTGTCGTCTGGTTGATCGCCTGA
- a CDS encoding K+/H+ antiporter subunit F: protein MIAIALAIAMACIAAAMLLSLLRLFQGPTAADRILALDTMVINAIAFIILFGIKERTTSYFEAALLLAMVGFVGTAAYSKFLLRGDVVE, encoded by the coding sequence ATGATCGCCATCGCGCTTGCCATCGCAATGGCCTGTATAGCCGCGGCGATGTTGCTCAGCCTGCTGCGGCTGTTCCAAGGGCCGACCGCTGCCGATCGCATCCTGGCGCTGGATACGATGGTGATCAACGCGATCGCGTTCATTATCCTGTTCGGGATCAAGGAAAGAACGACGAGCTATTTCGAAGCGGCATTGCTGCTCGCGATGGTCGGCTTCGTAGGAACAGCAGCCTATTCCAAGTTCCTGTTGCGCGGGGATGTCGTGGAATGA
- a CDS encoding winged helix DNA-binding protein, with protein sequence MQLIEREYLAQMSTRFDAVLINDAGEEEVGGAGAAAAVALAGGRIVTSAPLHDAVKRIADLASRPLILIDARSASEDDLSRALSRLDGLAAGRDLSMVVAIDSEQIDVTAAGLQLSRHQILCDPGPSDWIGAIAVAQGNTHLALHDRISENEAARLAKLNAEVARIADVLARLSKHDDPPRSALVAEAGLDFSSEPGGEHPITAADIRQIVRARRLRDRYVGTGLFEDPAWDMMLDLYAAHLERAHVSVSSLCIAAAVAPTTALRWIARLTEAGLFERRPDPFDRRRAFMSLTERGLDAMRRYVSMARALGLPVV encoded by the coding sequence ATGCAATTGATTGAACGAGAATATCTCGCGCAGATGAGCACGCGATTCGATGCCGTGCTGATCAACGACGCTGGAGAGGAAGAGGTCGGCGGGGCGGGGGCTGCCGCTGCGGTCGCGCTTGCTGGCGGCCGCATCGTCACCTCGGCGCCGCTGCACGACGCCGTGAAGCGGATCGCTGATCTTGCCTCACGCCCGCTCATCCTGATCGACGCGCGATCCGCCTCCGAAGATGACCTTTCGCGGGCGCTGTCCCGGCTGGACGGCCTGGCCGCGGGACGTGACCTGTCCATGGTCGTGGCGATCGATTCGGAACAGATCGATGTGACGGCAGCCGGATTGCAGCTGTCGCGACACCAGATCCTTTGTGACCCGGGCCCGTCCGACTGGATCGGGGCAATCGCCGTCGCTCAGGGAAACACGCATCTCGCGCTGCATGATCGCATCAGCGAGAATGAGGCGGCGCGGCTCGCGAAGCTGAATGCCGAAGTGGCCCGGATCGCCGATGTTCTCGCGCGGCTGTCGAAGCACGACGATCCGCCGCGCAGCGCGCTCGTGGCGGAAGCCGGGCTCGATTTCAGTTCCGAGCCGGGCGGCGAGCATCCGATCACGGCCGCGGACATCCGCCAGATCGTGCGCGCGCGCCGACTGCGCGACCGTTATGTCGGGACCGGACTGTTCGAAGATCCCGCATGGGACATGATGCTCGATCTTTACGCGGCGCACCTCGAACGGGCGCATGTGTCGGTGTCGAGCCTGTGCATCGCCGCCGCAGTGGCGCCCACGACCGCGCTGCGCTGGATCGCCCGGCTGACCGAGGCAGGCCTTTTCGAGCGTCGCCCCGATCCCTTTGACCGCCGTCGCGCCTTCATGTCGCTGACGGAACGCGGGCTTGATGCCATGCGCCGTTATGTTTCCATGGCACGCGCGCTCGGCCTTCCAGTGGTATGA
- a CDS encoding NAD(P) transhydrogenase subunit alpha translates to MKIAVLKEGADGERRVAATPETVKKFIQLGADLAVESGAGAGASIADEAYRDAGATVGDRAGTLAGADIILGVQGPDPASLAGAKPGAWVAAGLNPFGDRARVDAYASSGLEALAMEFMPRITRAQSMDILSSQSNLSGYKAVLDAAAEYGRAFPMMMTAAGTVSAAKVFVMGVGVAGLQAIATARRLGAQVSATDVRSATKEQIMSLGAKPIFVENVAGIEGEGSGGYATEMSEEYQKAQAELVSGHIAKQDIVITTALIPGRAAPRLISDAQIATMRPGSVIIDLAVEQGGNVEGAVAGEIVVKHGVKIVGHRNVPSRLAADASALFARNLFNFLSAFWDKEQGRPVLDEEIGDAVRLTKDGKVVNQRLLTA, encoded by the coding sequence ATGAAGATCGCTGTCCTTAAAGAGGGGGCGGACGGCGAGCGGCGAGTGGCGGCAACACCGGAGACGGTGAAGAAGTTCATTCAGCTGGGCGCAGATCTGGCCGTGGAATCCGGCGCTGGCGCTGGCGCGTCGATCGCTGACGAGGCGTATCGCGATGCCGGCGCGACCGTAGGCGATAGGGCAGGCACGCTTGCCGGCGCCGACATCATCCTGGGCGTGCAGGGGCCGGACCCGGCTTCGCTTGCGGGGGCAAAGCCGGGCGCCTGGGTGGCGGCGGGGCTCAATCCGTTCGGTGACCGGGCGCGGGTGGATGCCTATGCATCGTCCGGTCTGGAAGCGCTGGCGATGGAGTTCATGCCGCGCATCACCCGCGCCCAGTCGATGGACATCCTGTCCTCGCAGTCGAATCTGTCCGGGTACAAGGCGGTGCTGGACGCAGCAGCCGAATATGGCCGTGCCTTCCCGATGATGATGACGGCTGCGGGTACCGTTTCGGCGGCGAAGGTGTTCGTCATGGGTGTGGGCGTGGCGGGGCTTCAGGCGATCGCGACCGCGCGCCGCCTGGGGGCGCAGGTGTCCGCCACCGATGTCCGCTCCGCCACCAAGGAGCAGATCATGTCGCTCGGCGCCAAGCCGATCTTCGTGGAGAATGTCGCCGGCATCGAAGGCGAGGGTTCCGGCGGCTATGCGACAGAAATGAGCGAGGAATATCAGAAGGCGCAGGCCGAACTGGTTTCCGGGCACATCGCCAAGCAGGATATCGTCATCACCACCGCCCTGATCCCCGGCCGCGCCGCACCGCGCCTGATCAGCGATGCGCAGATCGCCACCATGCGGCCAGGCAGCGTGATCATCGATCTCGCGGTGGAGCAGGGCGGCAATGTCGAGGGCGCCGTAGCTGGGGAGATCGTCGTCAAACATGGCGTGAAGATCGTCGGCCATCGCAACGTGCCGTCGCGCCTTGCCGCCGATGCCTCGGCCTTGTTTGCCCGCAACCTGTTCAACTTCCTGTCCGCCTTCTGGGACAAGGAACAGGGTCGGCCGGTGCTCGATGAAGAGATTGGCGATGCCGTTCGGCTGACGAAGGACGGCAAGGTGGTCAATCAGCGGCTTCTGACCGCCTGA
- a CDS encoding DUF2141 domain-containing protein, translated as MKSLAYLAFATVLLGSPAQAQGGGAILGPYAARCTAGNAPAILVNVVGLKSRSGQLRVRTFGGPSSTWFEKKGWLTRVEVPTPATGPIRFCMPVSAPGTYAIDLRHDVSGNGSTDRSDGGGASGDPKVTLLDFVLGRKPSPKVTAVRVGSGVTEITVTAMYLRNGALRPL; from the coding sequence ATGAAGTCCTTAGCCTATCTTGCATTCGCCACTGTCCTGCTCGGCAGCCCAGCCCAGGCGCAGGGCGGGGGAGCGATCCTCGGGCCTTATGCGGCGCGCTGTACGGCGGGAAACGCTCCTGCGATCCTGGTCAATGTCGTCGGGCTGAAGAGCCGGTCCGGTCAGTTGCGCGTGCGGACCTTTGGTGGTCCGTCCTCCACCTGGTTCGAGAAGAAGGGGTGGCTGACTCGCGTGGAGGTTCCCACACCGGCGACCGGCCCAATCCGGTTCTGCATGCCTGTCTCAGCGCCGGGCACCTATGCAATCGATCTGCGCCATGACGTCAGCGGCAACGGAAGCACTGATCGCTCCGATGGCGGGGGCGCGTCCGGCGATCCGAAAGTCACGCTGCTCGATTTCGTGCTCGGGCGCAAACCGTCGCCCAAGGTGACAGCCGTGCGGGTGGGTAGCGGCGTGACGGAAATCACCGTCACCGCCATGTATCTGCGCAACGGGGCGTTGCGGCCGCTCTAA
- a CDS encoding NAD(P) transhydrogenase subunit alpha yields MSFIAILSIFVLACFVGYFVVWSVTPALHTPLMAVTNAISSVIIVGALIAAAASGSASAKWLGLLGVVLASINIFGGFAVTQRMLAMYKKKERPAAAKH; encoded by the coding sequence TTGAGCTTCATCGCGATCCTGTCGATCTTTGTGCTGGCCTGTTTCGTCGGCTATTTCGTGGTCTGGTCGGTTACCCCGGCCCTTCACACGCCGTTGATGGCCGTCACCAATGCCATTTCCAGCGTCATCATCGTCGGTGCGCTGATCGCCGCCGCCGCCAGCGGCTCGGCCAGCGCCAAGTGGCTCGGCCTGCTCGGCGTCGTGCTGGCGAGCATCAACATCTTCGGCGGCTTCGCCGTCACCCAGCGGATGCTGGCGATGTACAAGAAGAAGGAACGGCCCGCTGCGGCCAAGCACTAA
- a CDS encoding NAD(P)(+) transhydrogenase (Re/Si-specific) subunit beta, with product MEHVADNPWVALAYLISGVCFILALRGLSSPESSRRGNRYGMIGMAIAVITTLATHVPVVPVIAVGEVAGYDYAALLQRVDTLAVFQILAAIAVGAVIGVVTARRIAMTAMPQLVAAFHSLVGLAAVLVAIAAFLNPVAFGIADVVTPLIGQPFAAIHGVSRIEMILGVAIGAITFSGSVIAFLKLNGNMGGAPIMLPMRHAINLGVGLMILWFSFSFWLTQSPFDFWIVVALSFAIGFLLIIPIGGADMPVVVSMLNSYSGWAAAAMGFTLHNTAMIITGALVGSSGAILSYIMCRAMNRSFISVIAGGFGAEAGPSGGGAAQIDRPWKRGSAEDAAFLMSQAEQVIIVPGYGMAVAQAQHALREMADKLKEHSVRVKYAIHPVAGRMPGHMNVLLAEANVPYDEVFELEDINSEFAQTDVAFVIGANDVTNPAAKTDKSSPIYGMPVLDVEKAKTVLFVKRSMGGVGYAGVDNEVFYRDNTMMLLADAKKMVEEIVKSLD from the coding sequence GTGGAACACGTCGCGGACAATCCCTGGGTGGCGCTCGCCTACCTGATATCGGGTGTGTGCTTCATCCTCGCCCTGCGGGGTCTCTCCAGCCCTGAAAGCAGCCGGCGGGGTAATCGCTACGGCATGATCGGCATGGCCATTGCCGTGATCACCACGCTCGCGACGCACGTGCCCGTGGTGCCGGTGATCGCGGTCGGTGAGGTCGCCGGCTATGATTATGCCGCATTGCTGCAGCGCGTGGATACGCTGGCCGTGTTCCAGATCCTCGCTGCGATCGCGGTGGGTGCGGTGATCGGTGTGGTCACGGCGCGGCGGATCGCCATGACGGCCATGCCGCAGCTGGTAGCGGCGTTTCACAGCCTCGTCGGCCTTGCCGCGGTGCTGGTGGCGATCGCCGCTTTCCTCAATCCGGTCGCCTTCGGCATTGCCGATGTCGTGACGCCGCTGATCGGTCAGCCCTTCGCCGCGATCCATGGTGTCAGCCGGATCGAGATGATCCTGGGCGTGGCGATCGGCGCGATCACCTTCTCCGGTTCCGTAATCGCCTTCCTCAAGCTGAACGGGAACATGGGCGGCGCCCCGATCATGCTGCCGATGCGCCATGCGATCAACCTCGGCGTCGGGCTGATGATCCTGTGGTTCTCCTTCTCCTTCTGGCTGACCCAGTCTCCGTTCGACTTCTGGATCGTCGTCGCGCTTTCCTTCGCGATCGGTTTCCTCCTGATCATCCCGATCGGCGGTGCGGACATGCCTGTCGTCGTGTCGATGCTGAACAGCTATTCCGGTTGGGCGGCAGCGGCGATGGGCTTCACCTTGCACAATACCGCCATGATCATCACGGGCGCGCTGGTCGGCTCCTCGGGCGCGATCCTCAGCTACATCATGTGCCGCGCGATGAACCGCAGCTTCATCAGCGTGATTGCTGGCGGGTTCGGTGCCGAGGCCGGGCCGAGCGGCGGTGGTGCAGCACAGATCGACCGGCCGTGGAAGCGCGGCTCAGCGGAGGACGCCGCCTTCCTGATGAGCCAGGCGGAGCAGGTCATCATCGTGCCCGGCTACGGCATGGCGGTGGCACAGGCCCAGCACGCGCTGCGCGAGATGGCAGACAAGCTGAAGGAGCATAGCGTCCGCGTAAAATATGCCATCCACCCGGTGGCCGGCCGCATGCCGGGGCATATGAACGTGCTGCTCGCCGAGGCGAACGTGCCCTATGACGAGGTGTTCGAGCTGGAGGACATCAACTCTGAATTTGCTCAAACAGATGTCGCATTCGTCATCGGTGCGAACGACGTCACCAACCCGGCAGCCAAAACCGACAAGTCGTCGCCCATTTATGGTATGCCCGTCTTGGATGTTGAGAAGGCCAAGACCGTTTTGTTCGTCAAGCGGTCCATGGGCGGTGTCGGCTATGCCGGTGTCGACAATGAGGTTTTCTATCGCGACAACACCATGATGCTCCTGGCCGACGCCAAGAAGATGGTCGAGGAAATCGTCAAATCCTTAGATTAG
- a CDS encoding sigma-54 dependent transcriptional regulator, translating to MTRNGQRLLMLIDDEPAQRRLVAALAARGGWRTIFAGDAETAIATLGTQDGMRLDAILFDHWGEDADASTLIAELRARRPALPVLVVTANGSVAHAVNAMRAGATDFLVKPLAPERLLQALEAAVEGTAAGELRPLTEKIPAMLGFDEIVGSEPQFRAALAIAAKAARARVAVLIEGESGVGKEVVAEAVHAASPRARKPMLTVNCGTLPANLIDSELFGHEPGAFPGAFDRKVGKFVEADGGTLFIDEIAEMPLETQDRLHDALQSGLILPQGGRHAREVDVRVIAATNKRLVEEVEAGRFREELFFRLNVVPVTIPPLRDRAQDIPALARHLLARIALQPGLRQLGITDDALALLVDYDWPGNVRQLQNALFRAAVLCEGDALTRADFPQIATLNARRARSPQPQHMSTSGGVTLFHPDGNLRALHEIEADVIRLAIGHYRGRMTEVARRLGIGRSTLYRKLSELGIDSAA from the coding sequence ATGACGCGCAACGGGCAGCGCTTGCTGATGCTGATCGATGACGAGCCTGCGCAGCGGCGCCTCGTGGCGGCGCTTGCCGCTCGCGGCGGCTGGCGCACGATCTTTGCCGGTGACGCGGAAACCGCCATCGCCACCCTTGGCACCCAGGACGGGATGCGGCTGGACGCGATCCTGTTCGATCATTGGGGCGAGGATGCGGACGCTTCCACGCTCATCGCCGAGTTGCGCGCCCGTCGCCCGGCCCTTCCGGTGCTGGTGGTCACGGCGAACGGCTCGGTCGCCCATGCGGTGAACGCAATGCGTGCCGGCGCGACCGACTTCCTGGTGAAGCCGCTGGCACCCGAACGCTTGTTGCAGGCGCTGGAAGCTGCCGTTGAGGGCACGGCGGCGGGCGAATTGCGCCCGCTTACCGAAAAGATCCCCGCGATGCTTGGCTTCGACGAGATCGTCGGGTCCGAACCGCAGTTTCGAGCGGCGCTGGCCATCGCGGCCAAGGCGGCGCGCGCCCGAGTCGCCGTGCTTATCGAGGGTGAGAGCGGCGTCGGCAAGGAAGTGGTGGCGGAGGCGGTCCATGCGGCCAGCCCGCGCGCCAGAAAGCCGATGCTGACGGTGAATTGCGGCACCCTGCCGGCCAACCTGATCGACAGCGAGCTGTTCGGCCACGAGCCGGGCGCCTTCCCGGGTGCTTTTGATCGGAAAGTGGGCAAGTTTGTCGAAGCGGATGGCGGCACGCTGTTCATCGATGAAATCGCGGAAATGCCGCTAGAGACGCAGGATCGGCTTCACGATGCGCTGCAATCCGGATTGATCCTGCCGCAGGGCGGGCGACACGCGCGCGAGGTCGACGTGCGCGTCATCGCCGCCACCAACAAGCGACTTGTCGAGGAGGTGGAAGCCGGTCGTTTTCGCGAGGAGCTTTTCTTTCGCCTCAACGTCGTACCGGTGACGATCCCGCCATTGCGCGATCGGGCACAGGACATTCCGGCATTGGCGCGGCATCTGCTCGCCAGGATCGCTTTGCAGCCGGGATTGCGACAGCTTGGCATCACCGACGATGCGCTGGCGCTGCTGGTCGATTATGACTGGCCCGGGAATGTCAGGCAGCTGCAGAATGCGCTGTTCCGTGCGGCGGTGCTTTGCGAGGGCGATGCCCTGACCCGCGCCGATTTCCCGCAGATCGCCACCCTCAACGCGCGCCGCGCACGCTCGCCCCAGCCGCAGCATATGTCCACCTCGGGCGGCGTGACGCTGTTCCACCCGGACGGCAATCTTCGCGCGCTGCATGAGATCGAGGCGGATGTGATCCGGCTGGCGATCGGCCATTATCGCGGGCGGATGACGGAAGTGGCGCGGCGGCTCGGCATTGGGCGCTCCACCCTATATCGGAAGCTCAGCGAGCTCGGGATTGACAGCGCGGCATAG
- a CDS encoding Na+/H+ antiporter subunit G, whose product MTGVAVLADALIAGLLLMGGAFALIGSWGLAKLPVLMSRLHGPTKATTLGVGSCLMASMIYFPVHSGTWTAHELLITLFLFLTAPISANLIAKAYLHGCRTEEGKGAPEMEGMPAPPSGEADWATFGHDGER is encoded by the coding sequence ATGACCGGCGTGGCCGTTCTTGCCGATGCGCTGATCGCCGGGCTGCTCCTGATGGGCGGTGCCTTTGCGCTGATCGGAAGCTGGGGACTGGCGAAGTTGCCGGTGCTGATGAGCCGGCTGCACGGGCCGACCAAGGCCACCACCCTGGGCGTCGGAAGCTGCCTGATGGCCTCGATGATCTATTTTCCGGTCCATAGCGGAACTTGGACGGCGCATGAGCTGCTGATTACTTTGTTCCTGTTCCTCACCGCGCCCATCTCGGCCAATCTGATCGCCAAAGCTTATCTTCACGGCTGCCGGACCGAGGAGGGGAAAGGCGCGCCGGAGATGGAGGGCATGCCTGCTCCGCCATCAGGCGAGGCTGATTGGGCGACCTTCGGCCACGACGGGGAACGATAG
- a CDS encoding Na+/H+ antiporter subunit E, with translation MKRILPHPGLSALLLLIWLLMLNALSMGGLVLGSIFAIVIPLFTAAFWPDRPLMKWGLPLLGFLLLVLRDIVVANFHVARLILFRRNAELRTAWLSIPLDLRSAEAITLLAGTISLTPGTVSADISTDGRFLLVHALDVADPEAEIANIKSRYERRLMEIFK, from the coding sequence GTGAAGCGCATCCTTCCCCATCCCGGTCTCAGCGCGCTGCTTCTGCTGATCTGGCTGCTGATGCTCAATGCATTGAGCATGGGCGGGCTGGTACTCGGCAGTATCTTCGCGATCGTGATCCCGCTCTTCACCGCGGCGTTCTGGCCCGATCGGCCGTTGATGAAATGGGGGCTGCCGCTTCTCGGCTTTCTCCTGCTCGTGCTTCGCGACATCGTCGTTGCCAACTTCCATGTGGCGCGCCTGATCCTGTTTCGTCGCAACGCGGAGCTGCGGACCGCCTGGCTGTCGATCCCGCTGGACCTGCGGTCGGCGGAAGCGATCACCCTGCTTGCGGGTACGATCAGCCTAACGCCCGGAACGGTATCGGCCGACATCTCCACCGATGGGCGGTTTCTTCTCGTCCATGCGCTGGACGTTGCCGATCCGGAGGCCGAAATCGCGAACATCAAGTCTCGGTACGAAAGGCGATTGATGGAGATCTTCAAATGA